The Kluyveromyces marxianus DMKU3-1042 DNA, complete genome, chromosome 6 genome window below encodes:
- the PYD2 gene encoding hydantoinase/dihydropyrimidinase family protein, giving the protein MTMKLFDTLIKNGIIVTASDVYPADIAIKDGRIIQIGERISVDSARDVIDAEGAFITPGGIDAHVHVDEPLKLLGPVVDTMEDATKTAVTGGTTTIIAFATQNKEYVGEDALSKSVKADVDLYATQNLYCDYALHLILFSVTKPSIKGSSNLDKQLSKVYDDFGVSSVKVFMTYPGLQISDYDILTVMSATRKNGFTTMVHAENGDMVKWMIENLEDQGLTEPYYHGISRPTIVEGEATNRAIVLAQSLDTPVLFVHVSSPEAIDTIRAAQTKGLKVYAETCPQYALLSDSDTKCHHGTGHSESSDPFIGAKNICSPPLRPEQCQQAVWNGINNGTFTLIGSDHCAYNYYDKTSGKIDAFKNDKNGEFRYIPNGIPGVCTRMPLMFHSVLTGMISDMMTFVKLQCTNPAKLYGLYPKKGSILPGVSDADLVIWYPNSAEPKSYQKRPLTISNDILNQKCDYTPYEGLQIDNWPRYTLVKGKVVYREGEIVSDSGIGSYVKRSKSSMCSPRNKWLTEWKPKYVNQ; this is encoded by the coding sequence ATGACTATGAAATTATTTGATACGTTGATTAAAAATGGAATCATAGTTACTGCAAGTGATGTTTATCCGGCTGATATCGCTATCAAAGACGGTAGGATTATACAAATTGGAGAACGTATTAGTGTTGACTCAGCTCGAGACGTGATTGATGCTGAAGGTGCGTTCATCACCCCAGGAGGAATCGACGCACATGTCCATGTTGATGAACCATTGAAGTTGTTAGGTCCTGTCGTGGATACGATGGAAGATGCTACAAAAACTGCTGTCACTGGTGGTACTACAACAATCATTGCTTTTGCAACTCAGAATAAAGAATACGTTGGAGAAGATGCCCTATCAAAATCAGTAAAGGCAGATGTGGATTTGTATGCTACACAAAACCTTTATTGTGATTATGCATTGCATCTGATTCTATTTTCAGTTACGAAACCTTCCATTAAAGGCTCTTCCAACTTGGATAAACAATTGTCCAAAGTATATGATGACTTTGGGGTCAGTTCTGTGAAGGTTTTCATGACATATCCAGGTTTACAAATCAGCGATTATGATATTTTAACAGTAATGTCtgcaacaagaaaaaatgggTTCACCACCATGGTTCACGCTGAAAATGGTGATATGGTAAAATGGATGATTGAAAATCTAGAAGATCAAGGACTTACCGAACCCTATTATCATGGCATCTCTAGACCCACCATTGTTGAAGGAGAGGCAACTAACAGGGCTATTGTGCTAGCGCAATCTTTAGATACCCCCGTCTTGTTTGTTCATGTTTCTTCACCAGAGGCAATTGATACTATTAGAGCTGCACAAACAAAGGGTTTGAAAGTATATGCTGAAACTTGTCCTCAATATGCATTACTTTCTGATTCTGACACCAAATGTCATCATGGAACAGGTCATAGCGAATCTTCAGATCCTTTTATTGGAGCTAAAAATATTTGTTCACCGCCACTTCGTCCTGAGCAATGTCAGCAAGCTGTATGGAACGGTATAAATAATGGAACTTTTACTCTCATTGGATCTGATCATTGTGCTTATAACTACTACGATAAAACAAGCGGAAAAATTGACGCGTTcaaaaatgacaaaaacGGAGAGTTCAGATATATTCCAAACGGTATTCCTGGTGTATGCACGAGAATGCCACTCATGTTTCATAGTGTTTTGACGGGAATGATCAGTGACATGATGACGTTTGTGAAACTTCAATGTACAAATCCTGCTAAATTGTATGGCTTGTACCCAAAGAAGGGATCAATTCTGCCAGGAGTAAGTGATGCAGATTTAGTTATCTGGTATCCAAATTCGGCCGAACCTAAGTCTTATCAAAAGCGTCCATTAACTATTAGTAATGACATCCTCAATCAAAAGTGTGACTATACTCCTTATGAAGGGCTTCAAATAGACAACTGGCCAAGATACACTTTAGTAAAGGGTAAAGTTGTTTACAGAGAGGGAGAGATTGTATCGGACTCAGGTATCGGCTCTTACGTTAAAAGATCCAAAAGCTCCATGTGTTCGCCAAGAAATAAATGGTTAACAGAATGGAAACCGAAATATGTCAATCAGTGA
- the yxeK gene encoding putative monooxygenase yxeK, translating into MTESNIIDEGASHLQEPLSKRQKYHDTPKKTLIINAFLMGSAGNQTINSWRNEDDKSSDLFEDPSYWTDLAKLLEKGKFNAVFFADVLGPYDVFKGPGNLEPVAIAGSQFPVSDPSYFIPLMASVTKNLAFGLTISTISEQPYHLARRLGTLDLITNGRVGWNIVTSYLQSASRNLLGADLPSNSERYERAEEFVDVVYKLFLSSWRDGAVLKNKQLGVFTDPKGLRHINHKGKHFTVPGPSFTQPSQQKLPVIIQAGASPKGKELAARNAEVIFFSHLTKEALKAAVEDVKTIAKTKFNRDVSKIKFLCLATVIIGKTHEEAWEKYEEKKKLADNDDAAAAMFSGWTGVDLSVYGEDDVLDSKEHHAIASNIKKFKDADPSVKKWTKRAIIDKIKVSGSGVIFVGTAEEVADAIEDWVTHSDIDGFNFTATSIPTSFEEIINELLPVLRKRGLIQQDYPTSPNGHLTFREQLFGSKFLDPTHTAYNLRWHENESKEEYESRIAESVK; encoded by the coding sequence ATGACTGAGAGTAATATAATCGATGAAGGGGCTTCTCATTTACAAGAGCCATTATCtaaaagacaaaaataTCACGACACTCCAAAAAAGACTTTAATTATTAATGCCTTTTTGATGGGTTCCGCTGGTAATCAAACTATCAATTCCTGGAGGAACGAAGATGACAAGTCTTCAGATCTATTCGAGGACCCCAGCTACTGGACAGATCTTGCAAAATTGCTAGAAAAAGGGAAATTTAATGCCGTTTTCTTTGCTGATGTCCTAGGACCATATGATGTCTTTAAAGGCCCTGGAAATTTAGAACCAGTGGCTATTGCTGGATCTCAATTTCCTGTATCTGATCCAAGTTATTTTATACCATTAATGGCGTCAGTAACAAAAAATTTAGCTTTTGGGTTAACGATTTCAACTATAAGCGAACAACCTTATCACCTTGCGAGAAGATTAGGTACCCTTGATTTAATTACGAATGGGCGTGTTGGATGGAACATCGTGACTTCATATTTACAAAGTGCCTCAAGAAACTTACTTGGTGCTGATTTGCCTTCAAATTCAGAAAGATATGAAAGGGCAGAAGAGTTTGTTGACGTCGTGTACAAGCTATTTTTAAGTTCATGGAGAGATGGTGCTGTGttaaagaacaaacagtTAGGAGTTTTTACTGATCCCAAAGGTTTGAGACATATCAATCATAAAGGAAAACACTTCACAGTGCCGGGTCCTTCTTTCACCCAACCAAGTCAGCAAAAGCTACCGGTGATCATTCAAGCAGGTGCTTCTCCAAAGGGTAAGGAACTTGCTGCAAGAAATGCTGAGGTAATTTTCTTCTCTCATTTGACTAAGGAAGCTTTGAAAGCTGCCGTAGAAGATGTTAAGACGATAGCAAAAACCAAATTCAATCGTGATGTCAGTAAGATTAAGTTCCTTTGCTTAGCAACGGTGATTATAGGTAAAACACACGAAGAAGCTTGGGAAAAGTatgaggaaaaaaagaaacttGCCGACAATGACGACGCTGCAGCCGCTATGTTTTCTGGTTGGACCGGTGTAGATTTGAGCGTTTATGGAGAGGACGATGTCCTCGATTCTAAAGAACATCATGCTATAGCCTCTAACATTAAGAAGTTTAAAGACGCTGACCCCTCAGTCAAAAAGTGGACCAAACGTGCAATAATTGATAAGATTAAAGTGTCTGGAAGTGGTGTAATATTTGTAGGTACAGCTGAAGAGGTCGCAGATGCAATCGAAGATTGGGTAACTCATTCTGATATTGATGGTTTTAACTTCACTGCAACCTCAATACCAACaagctttgaagaaatcataAATGAATTACTCCCGGTTTTAAGGAAACGTGGATTAATTCAACAAGACTATCCAACTAGCCCGAACGGACATTTGACATTCCGGGAGCAGTTGTTTGGGTCAAAATTTTTGGACCCTACCCATACAGCTTATAATCTCAGATGGCATGAAAACGAATCTAAAGAAGAGTATGAGTCCAGAATAGCTGAAAGTGTAAAATGA
- a CDS encoding arylsulfotransferase family protein yields MKFISTVFSLSAIVSTTVADWQFRSRPDLSAPILNITIPATEETSPGYIFAAPFSGFADRNHHGPRQEGPYIFTDKGELVWSGFGYYSIWATNFQKARYKGEDILFSFEGLHNPYYGHGHGHITLLNKNYETIKELRAGKHKVSDKHEFHIINEKTALIQIYQPVPADLTPYNATPEQQWIVDSIFQELDIETGEVLYEWSSLEHVSPNDSVLSVTEGQAGAGFNSSDAWDYFHINSVDKDEDGNYLLSARNAASLYKIDGSSGEIIWKLGGLPNITSSSFDSNFNFSFQHHARWIEQDGSKEIISFYDNSAQGTENGVGNVVSYSPTSSGKVIEVDFKKGNAYLLKYYLPPDNLLSKSQGSIQILPNGNAIVNWGSSGAVTEFNKEETPIFHAYFDSGHLGEKVENYRAFKFNWTGVPHEDIAVFSEYTNDDETKIYVSWNGDTRTKTWKFFTVEEDGSRILLGSTHRTGFETTFTAKKKIDDGILVEAFSADGTKLGSSESVYSQKQVLPYKKSIVSPNSSENTSRAAFLNYFEWKVLAEFLGCPLS; encoded by the coding sequence atgaaatttATATCTACCGTTTTCTCTCTGTCAGCAAttgtttcaacaacagTTGCTGACTGGCAGTTTAGATCAAGACCTGACTTATCAGCTCCAATATTAAACATCACTATTCCTGCAACAGAGGAAACATCTCCAGGGTACATATTTGCTGCACCATTTTCTGGGTTCGCAGACAGAAATCATCATGGTCCGAGACAAGAGGGtccatatatatttactgACAAAGGTGAATTAGTTTGGTCTGGGTTTGGTTATTATTCAATTTGGGCTACTAATTTCCAAAAAGCAAGATATAAAGGTGAAGACattctcttttcatttGAAGGGTTGCACAATCCTTATTATGGCCATGGACATGGACATATTacgttgttgaacaaaaacTACGAAACTATTAAAGAGTTAAGAGCAGGCAAGCATAAAGTTTCTGATAAACATGAGTTCCATATTATAAATGAAAAGACTGCCTTGATTCAAATATACCAACCAGTTCCTGCAGATCTAACTCCTTACAATGCTACTCCAGAGCAACAATGGATCGTTGACTCCATTTTCCAGGAGTTGGACATCGAAACTGGCGAGGTTTTGTATGAGTGGAGTTCACTGGAACATGTCTCGCCGAATGATTCCGTCTTGTCCGTAACTGAAGGGCAAGCGGGCGCTGGTTTTAATTCTAGTGATGCATGGGACTATTTCCACATCAATTCGGTTGATAAAGATGAGGACGGAAATTACTTGCTCTCTGCTAGAAATGCAGCTTCATTGTACAAGATTGACGGGTCTTCCGGAGAAATAATCTGGAAATTGGGCGGGCTACCAAATATcacatcatcatcttttgaTTCTAACTTCAATTTCTCTTTCCAGCACCACGCTAGATGGATCGAACAGGACGGTAGCAAAGAgattatttctttctatgATAACTCGGCACAAGGAACGGAAAATGGGGTAGGGAATGTGGTAAGTTACTCACCAACTTCTTCAGGAAAGGTTATAGAAGTTGATTTTAAGAAAGGAAACGCTTACCTATTGAAGTATTATTTGCCGCCGGACAATCTATTATCAAAATCTCAAGGATCAATTCAAATCCTTCCAAATGGTAACGCGATTGTCAATTGGGGTTCATCAGGGGCTGTTACAgaattcaacaaagaagaaacccCAATATTTCATGCCTACTTTGACTCCGGTCATCTCGGTGAGAAGGTTGAAAATTACCGCGCTTTCAAGTTTAATTGGACCGGTGTTCCTCACGAAGACATTGCTGTGTTTTCTGAATATACCAACGATGATGAAACTAAGATATATGTTTCATGGAATGGTGACACAAGAACCAAAACTTGGAAATTTTTCActgtagaagaagatggaagCAGAATTCTATTAGGGTCCACACACAGAACAGGATTTGAAACAACCTTTACcgcaaagaaaaaaatcGACGATGGTATCTTGGTCGAAGCTTTCTCCGCAGATGGTACTAAACTGGGATCTTCAGAGTCAGTATATTCTCAAAAACAAGTTTTGCCGTACAAAAAAAGTATCGTTTCGCCAAACAGCTCAGAAAATACTTCCAGAGCAGCATTCTTGAACTACTTTGAATGGAAAGTATTGGCAGAATTCCTTGGATGTCCCCTCTCTTGA